The following proteins come from a genomic window of Lycium ferocissimum isolate CSIRO_LF1 chromosome 4, AGI_CSIRO_Lferr_CH_V1, whole genome shotgun sequence:
- the LOC132051963 gene encoding glycine-rich cell wall structural protein 1.8-like, translating into MHSQIVIQVQFPMAKFKIVNIVFFVLLGIGICSAARTLLTYDHVGVGGEVGASGAGHGIGGGAGGGYAGGGGGGSGGGSGGGGGYGAAGDHGYAGGGGSGSGAGGGSGYAAGGEHGAGYGGGGGGGSGGGGGYAGEGHDAGYGGGGGGGSGAGGGYAGGGHDAGYGGGGGGGSGAGGGHAGGGHDAGYGGGGGGGSGAGGGHAGGGHDAGYGAGGGEGGGSGYGAGGAPGGGYGGGGGGGSGGGGGAAAGGAHGGGYAGGAGGGTGGGYGAGGAPGGGYGGGGGHGGGGGSGYAGGEGGGAAGGGYGSGGGAGGGAGGAHGGAYGGGGGGGSGAGGGGGYASGGEHAGGYGGGAGGGEGGGHGGGYAP; encoded by the coding sequence ATGCATTCCCAAATCGTGATTCAAGTTCAATTTCCAATGGCGAAGTTTAAAATTGTTAACATTGTTTTCTTTGTGTTATTGGGTATAGGAATATGTTCAGCCGCCAGAACCCTCCTCACTTACGATCATGTAGGTGTTGGGGGTGAGGTAGGCGCCTCTGGTGCAGGCCATGGCATTGGCGGTGGCGCTGGTGGAGGCTATGCCGGTGGAGGTGGAGGAGGTTCAGGTGGAGGTTCTGGTGGAGGTGGTGGATATGGAGCAGCAGGTGACCACGGTTATGCCGGTGGAGGTGGTAGCGGAAGCGGAGCTGGTGGTGGTTCTGGCTATGCTGCTGGAGGAGAACATGGCGCTGGATATGGCGGAGGAGGTGGTGGTGGAAGTGGAGGTGGAGGTGGCTATGCTGGCGAAGGACATGATGCTGGGTATGGCGGAGGAGGTGGCGGTGGAAGTGGAGCCGGAGGTGGCTATGCTGGCGGAGGACACGATGCTGGATATGGTGGAGGAGGTGGAGGTGGAAGTGGAGCCGGAGGCGGCCATGCTGGCGGAGGACACGATGCTGGATATGGCGGAGGAGGTGGCGGTGGAAGTGGAGCTGGAGGCGGCCATGCTGGCGGAGGACACGATGCTGGATATGGCGCTGGAGGTGGTGAAGGTGGTGGTAGCGGATATGGAGCTGGAGGGGCACCAGGTGGTGGatatggtggtggtggaggtggaGGTAGTGGTGGCGGCGGTGGAGCTGCTGCAGGTGGAGCACATGGTGGTGGATATGCTGGAGGCGCAGGAGGAGGTACTGGCGGCGGCTATGGTGCAGGTGGGGCACCAGGGGGTGGATATGGTGGTGGAGGTGGGCATGGAGGTGGTGGTGGAAGTGGCTATGCtggaggagaaggaggaggcGCTGCAGGTGGTGGATATGGTAGCGGAGGAGGAGCCGGTGGTGGTGCAGGAGGAGCACATGGAGGAGCATATGGCGGTGGTGGAGGCGGCGGTAGTGGAGCCGGTGGTGGTGGCGGCTATGCCAGCGGAGGTGAACATGCTGGTGGATATGGAGGAGGTGCTGGAGGTGGTGAAGGTGGTGGACACGGTGGTGGCTATGCCCCTTGA